The Streptomyces taklimakanensis nucleotide sequence GGGTCCGGCGAACGAGCCGCTGCCCGAGGTCCCGATCCGGGTGGCCGGCGGCCGGCTGGTCGCCGGCCCTGGCAGCTGACCGCGCCTCACCCACCCCCGCCCACCCCGTCCGGCCCAACCGCCGGACGGGGTGGGCGTGTTGTTCCTTCCGGGTTGTTCTCCCGCAGTTCGCACACGCCCTCTGGTGTGGACCGGTCGCTCTTGGAACCCTGTGGCGCCGGTGCGCAAGGAGCGCACGTTCTCGCAGCGTCTGTGGGTGATGTCCGTGTCACGAGGGTCGCACAGCAGAAGAGTCCGCCAATGGGTCGTGGTGTGCGCCGCGGCCGTCTCCGCGCTGGTCCTGGGGCCCGCGCTGCCGTCCGCCACCGCCGTCCCGTCCACCGCCGTCCCGCCCTCCCTCTCCCTCCGTGCCGCGGACACCCGCACCGCCGCGGTCGCGGACGAGGGCCTGGAGATCTCCCGCACCACCCGCCCGGTGGCGCCCGGTACCACCCTGACCTCCTTCGACCGGTTGGAACCGGACAAGTGGTTGCGCGCCGACGCCCTCAGCGTCGACCTCGACGGGGGCGCCGGGGTCGACTACCTCTCCTCCGGCGGGGTCTCCGACCGCGCCACCGTCTCCGAGCTGGCCGCCGAGCACGACCCCGGTCCCGGTCGACGCACCGTCGCCGCCTTCAACGCCGACTTCTTCGACATCAACCGGACCGGCGCCCCGCTCGGTCCCGGCATCGACGACGGCGAGGTCACCCACTCCCCCGCCCCCGGCGTCACCGAGGCGGTCGGATTCGGCCCGGACGGTGCCGGCCGCATCCTCGACCTGTACTTCGAGGGCACGCTCGCCCTTCCCGACGGCCCCGTGCCGCTGGCCGCCTACAACGCCGCCAACGTCCCCGCCGGAGGCATCGGCGCCTACAACGCCCGGTGGGGCAAGGCCGACCGCGCCCTGACCGTGGGGGGAGCCGAGGAGGTCACCGAGGTGACCGTCTCGTCCGGCCGGGTCGTCTCCGTCTCCGACACGCCCGGCAGCGGCCCGATCCCCGAGGGCACCACCGTGCTGATCGGTCGCGACGCGGGAGCCGGGGCACTGGCCGGGCTGTCCCCCGGGACCGCGGTGAGCTGGGAGTACGAGCTGCGCACGGAGGACGGCGGCACGGCGCCGGACACGGCCGTCGGCGGCCGCGGCGTGCTCGTCGTGGACGGGGAACCGCAGAACTGGGACGGACGGCCCAACAACACCGCCGCGCCTCGCACCGCCGTCGGCTTCTCCCGGGACGGCACCACCTTGCACGTGCTGACCGTGGACGGGCGCCAGGCCGCCTCCGGTGGGGTCACCCTCACCGAACTGGCCGAGATGATGGACGACCTGGGCGCCCACAACGCGTTGAACCTCGACGGTGGCGGCTCCTCCACCCTGGTCGTCCGGGAACCCGGTTCGGACACCCTGCGGGTGGAGAACAGCCCCTCCGACGGCTCCGAGCGCGAGGTGCCCAACGGACTGGCCGTCACCGCCCCCGACGGCAGCGGACGGCTGGAGGGCTTCCGGGTGGAGACGGCCGCGGACCCGGCCCGGACCCCGTCGGCGGACAACGTGCCCGGGGGGCACCCCGAACGGGTCTTCCCCGGCCTGACCCGCGCCCTCACCGCCGCCGGACACGACGAGACGTACGGCCCGGCGGACGGCGCCGCCCGCTGGCACAGCACCCGTCCCGAGATCGGGCGGGTGGACGGCGACGGCGTCTTCCACGCCCGCCGGACCGGCCGCACCGAGGCCGTCGCCCGGCTCGGCCGGGCCCGCGGTTCCCTGGAACTGACCGTGCTGGGCCCGCTGGAGCGGATCGAACCGACCCGGGAGCGGGTCGGGCTGGCCGGACCGGACGACACGGGATCGTTCGGTTTCGTCGGCTTCGACGCCGACGGCCACAGCGCGCCCGTGGACCCGTCGGACGTCACGCTCGACTACGACCGTTCGCTGTTCCGCGTCGCCCCCGACCCGACCGGCGGTGACTTCACCGTCTCCGCGGCCGACGGCACCGGGTCGGTCTCCGGGCTGGTCCGGGCGACGGTGCGGGGCGCCGGGGGCGGCGAGGACGCGACGGCGGTCCTGGCCGTCACCGTCGGCCTGCGGGACCTTCCGGTGGCGGACTTCGAGGACGCCGGGGAGTGGACCTTCAGCGCCGCCCGGGCCTCCGGTTCCCTGGCCGCCGTCCCCGAGGGACGCGACGGCGCCGGGCTGCGGATGACCTACGACTTCACCCGGTCCACCGCGACCCGCGCCGCCTACGCCAACCCGCCCCGTCAGATCGAGGTGCCGGGCCGGCCGCAGAGCTTCGCCCTGTGGCTCAAGGGGGACGGGCACGGCGCCTGGCCCTCCCTCCATCTGACCGACGCGGCCGGCACCGCCCAGGTGCTGCGCGGCCCGTACGTCACCTGGACCGGTTGGCGGCAGGTCGTCTTCGAGGTGCCCGAGGGCGTCGCCCACCCGCTGCGGGTCCGGCGG carries:
- a CDS encoding phosphodiester glycosidase family protein; the protein is MSVSRGSHSRRVRQWVVVCAAAVSALVLGPALPSATAVPSTAVPPSLSLRAADTRTAAVADEGLEISRTTRPVAPGTTLTSFDRLEPDKWLRADALSVDLDGGAGVDYLSSGGVSDRATVSELAAEHDPGPGRRTVAAFNADFFDINRTGAPLGPGIDDGEVTHSPAPGVTEAVGFGPDGAGRILDLYFEGTLALPDGPVPLAAYNAANVPAGGIGAYNARWGKADRALTVGGAEEVTEVTVSSGRVVSVSDTPGSGPIPEGTTVLIGRDAGAGALAGLSPGTAVSWEYELRTEDGGTAPDTAVGGRGVLVVDGEPQNWDGRPNNTAAPRTAVGFSRDGTTLHVLTVDGRQAASGGVTLTELAEMMDDLGAHNALNLDGGGSSTLVVREPGSDTLRVENSPSDGSEREVPNGLAVTAPDGSGRLEGFRVETAADPARTPSADNVPGGHPERVFPGLTRALTAAGHDETYGPADGAARWHSTRPEIGRVDGDGVFHARRTGRTEAVARLGRARGSLELTVLGPLERIEPTRERVGLAGPDDTGSFGFVGFDADGHSAPVDPSDVTLDYDRSLFRVAPDPTGGDFTVSAADGTGSVSGLVRATVRGAGGGEDATAVLAVTVGLRDLPVADFEDAGEWTFSAARASGSLAAVPEGRDGAGLRMTYDFTRSTATRAAYANPPRQIEVPGRPQSFALWLKGDGHGAWPSLHLTDAAGTAQVLRGPYVTWTGWRQVVFEVPEGVAHPLRVRRFYLAETRAAEQYDGAVVLDGLTARVPPDVALPDTVEHRDPLISTAADTAGRDWRFAVVSDAQFVARDPDSPLVRQARRTLREVRAARPDFVVVNGDWVDEGSPQDLAFARRMLEEELGDEVPWYYVPGNHEVMGGSIDAFRAEFGETHRVFDHKGTRFITLDTSSLTLRGGGWEQIRLVRERLDAAARDRGIGSVVVLAHVPPRDPTPQQGSRLTDRYEADLLEDWLGDFRHRTGKGAAFIGSHVGVFHASRVAGVPYLVNGNAGKAPAAPADEGGFSGWSLVGVDREARDAGRDWISVQTRAHVDGLSLDAPETVEAGGAPGEVSAAVVQGSGASARTVPVGRPLSADWSGSRGLCTGEAKRARGHCVAVLDSEAGTLTGLRPGTVEVAVTVSGERRRARVTVVR